Within Micromonospora parathelypteridis, the genomic segment CTGCTTCCGGCGGGTCGGCTGAACGCTTTTCCGCACCGAACGCCCGACCTCGCAGCGGGGCCGGGCGCACCACGGCACGGAGCTTTGCCCGAAATGGTGCCGGATACCCGAGCGACACCGAGCTGTCCCCTCGCGTTAAGGTCGCAGTCACACGCAGCCGGCCGCGATCGACCCGCTGCGCGACGGGGGAGTGACGTCGGTCCATTACGGGCACCGCCCGCAACGAAATCTCGTAGGGAGCGAACTCGTTTGTTCGGCACGTTCTCAGGTCGCATCGGAGTGGCCGCTAGCGCCGCGCTGCTGGTGCTGGCCTACCTGGTCATGCTCGTCGGTGGCGTATTCGGCTGGGTCGGCCTGTTCGCCGTCGCCGGGCTGGCCGCCATCATCGGCGAGTTCGCCGTCGCCCGCTGGTCGCAGCCGTCACACCTGCTGTTGGAGAAAGTGGGCCTGCACTGGTCGTACCGGCAGTTGACCCGCGATCTCGCGGCCGTGTTGCTGGTCGCCGCCGAGGTGCGGCTCAGCGGCGGCGAGCTGACGCTGCTGTTGGTGCTGCCGGCCGCGGTGTGGGTCGTGTCGGTCTTCGCCGGGGCGTTCTCCATCATGATCGAGCGTCGTAACCCGCTCTCCGCCATGGTGCGCAACATCGAGCTGGGTCCGCTGCACACTGCCACCCAACCACCGGCCTGGGCGGCGGCGGTCGCCGGCGACCGGATGCCGCTGCTCAACCTGCTGCTGGTGCCGGCCGCCGTGGCCGCCGCGGTGCAGCACGAGCCGACGCCCTTCTTCGTCGCCGCCGCGGTCGGGGTCGTGGCGACCGGTCTGGTGGGCGCCATCCTCGCGCTGACCTGGCTTCGGGGCCGGGGCGCGAAGGAGGGCACACTGCTGCCCGCCGTCCAGCGTTGGCTGGACAGCTACCAGCCCGAGGTGGCGCTCTACTTCGCCGGCCCGGCCAAGGACGTCTACCAGGCCAACATGTGGCTCGCCCCGACCGAGGCGCTCCAGCAGCGCGCGGTGGTGCTGCTGCGTAGCCGGGACGCGTTCCTGGAGCTGGCCGACACCCGGCTGCCGGTGATCTGCGTACCGGCCGGGGTCGACTTCATGAACCTCGAACTCAGCGGCATTCGTGCGGCGCTCTACTCGGCGAACGTCGGCGCGAACATCCACATGCTCCGCGAGCCCACCACCAAGCACGTCTTCGTCGGGCACGGCGACAGCGACAAGCAGGCCAGCGTCAACCCGTACAGCAAGGTGTACGACGAGGTCTGGGTCGCCGGTCTGGCCGGCCGGGAGCGTTACGCCCGGGCCGGTGTGGGGGTTCTCGACCAGGACATCGTCGAGATCGGCCGACCGCAGCTCGCCGGGGTGCACACCTTCGGCGCCGAGTCGGTGGACCGGCCCTTCACCGTGCTCTACGCCCCCACCTGGGAGGGTTGGCTCGACGACGACCCGTACCACACCTCACTGGTGCTGATGGGTGAGCGGATCGTCAAGGGCATGCTCGCCGCGAGCCCTCGGCTGCGACTGATCTACAAGCCGCACCCGCTCACCGGGTCGCGGTCAAGCGCGGCCAGGTCGGTGCACGACCGGATCGTCGCGGCCATCCGCGCCGCCGGCGGCAACCCGAACGCGTCCTCTCTGGACGGCACCGCGCACCTGGTGGTCACCGGCCGTACGCCGGCGCTGTTCGACTGCTTCAACCAGACCGACCTGCTGATCAGCGACGTGTCCAGTGTGGTCTCCGACTTCGTGCAGAGCCAGCGCCCGTACGTGGTGGCCAACCCGGCCGGCCTGTCCGAGGACGACTTCCGCCGCGAGTACCCGACGGCGCGGGCCGCGTACCTGCTCTCCAAGGACTGCGGCGAGCTGGAGAAGATCGTGACGGTGACCCGGGCCGGCGACGACCCGATGACCGAGGCCCGCCGGGAGTTGAAGACCTACCTGCTCGGCCCCGCCGAGGCGAACCCGATGGACCGGTTCCAGGAGGAGATCGACCGGCTCTGCGGCTGAGCATCACCTACGGCGCTGCGCCTCAGGCGCACGGATGGTGCTGCGCTCCCGGCGCACGGATGGTGCCGCGCGCCCGGCCCGAGACCTTTCGGGTCGGGCGCGAACGTGTCAGACCAGCAGGGCGGCCACCGCGTCGGCGGCCGGAGTGTCCGCCGGCAACGCCTGCGCCGCCACCACCGCCGCGACCGGCAGCGGGCCGTACACGTGCGGGAAGAGTTGCCCGCCGCGCGACGGCTCCCAGCGCAGCGCGTCGCCCAGCCGCTCGTCCTCCACGCTGAGCAGGGTCAACCCGGTGACCCCGGCGAAGTGCCGGCGCGCCGTCTCCACCACCTGGTCAGCGCCGGAGAGGTGGATGAAACCGGACTCGTGGTCCAACGGTGTGCCGGCGAAAGCGCCGGCGGCGAGGGCGGCGTCCCATTCGGCGCTCGACAGCAGTTTGTAGATCACAGCGGCAGCCTACGGGGGTGCCGTCGGCGGGCTCGCCCGGTTTTCGTCGGTACCGCCGCGCCCGTCGCCCCCCGCCGGGCATGCTCAGGTCAAGGGCCGCGGAGGGATGGGCGATGCAGAGCTACGACGACGACTGGACCGACAGCCAGCGTGCGCTGTACGACGAGTGCTACCGGGCTGGCGGCGAGTGGGCCGAAGACCCGGACACTCCGTCCGATGACGTACAGCACGTGATCAACCTGGCCGAGGCGGACGACGACGCGTTCCAGGACGCGGAGATCGACTACCCGCCCCTGGTCGACGCGGTCACCCAGGCCAGCGGGGTCAACGTCACCAGCGTGCCAGCCAGCCACGAGGACCCGGGCTTCCGCGGCTTCACCGACGGCGTCCGGGACGCCACCGCCGACGACGTCTTCGGCCTCTAGCCGCCCGTCGTGGTGGGCGGCCTCCCGCTGCGCGCGCGCTTCTGCCACCATTCGCAGAACGGCGCTGCGACGGACGGGGGCACGGGTGCGGATCCTGCTGGTAGAGGACGACCGCCGGGTGGCCGCTGCGCTCTCTTCCGCCCTCACCCGCCGTGGGTACGAGGTCGAGCACGCGGCCACCGTCGCCGCCGCGCTCTCCGCCGCCCCGTGCGACCTGGTGCTGCTCGACCTGACCCTGCCCGACGGGGACGGCACCGACCTGTGCCGGGAGCTGCGTCGGCGTAGCAGTCAGCTCGGCATCATCGCGGTGACCGCGCGGGGCGAGGAACGTGATCGGGTGCTGGGCCTGCGCCTCGGCGCGGACGACTACGTCGTCAAGCCGTTCTCGATGGTGGAGTTGCAGGCCCGGATCGAGGCGGTGCTGCGCCGGGCCGCGAACGCCGCACCGGAGCGGCACCTCATCGAGGCCGGGTCGGTGCACATCGACGTGGCCGCGCGGACGGTGACCGTGGACGGCCGCGCTGTCACGTTGACCCGCAAGGAGTTCGACGTGCTGCTCTCGCTGGCCCGCCAGCCCGGGGTGGCGGTGCCCCGCGATCGCATCCTGCTCGACGCCTGGGGCACCACCTGGGCCGACCGGCACACGGTCGAGGTGCATGTCGGGTCGCTGCGCGGCAAGCTCGGCGACGCGCGCCTGGTGGAGACCGTCCGTGGCGTCGGCTACCGGCTGCGCGACGCGTGAGGGGCTGACATGCGCCGTCGACTGGTGATCAGCTACCTGCTGCTGATGGTGCTCGTCCTCATCGCGTTGGAGACGCCGCTGGCCGCCACCATGGCCAGCCGCGAAACCGAACAGGTCCGTGCCGACCGGCTCGCCGACGCCACCCGGTTCGCCTCACTGGCCGGGCCGGCGTTGCGCGACGGTGAACCGGGCCCGATCGAGTCGGAGCTGAGCAGCTACGACAACCTGTACGGGATCGGCGCCGCGATCGTCGACCGGGACCGGAGCACCCCGGTCGCGTCGCCGCGTTGGCAGCCCGGCCCGGGGACCGCGGCGGTTCTGGACATCGCGCTGTCCGGGCAGCAGACCAGCGCCCCGGAGTCGGTCTGGCCGTGGACCACCGGCCCGGTGGTGGTGGCGGTGCCGATCAACGACGGTGGTGAGGTGCTCGGCGCGGTGGTGATCGTGACCCCTGCCGCCCCGATCCGCCGGGCGGTCGTCGCGTGGTGGCTGCTGCTCGCCCTGGCCGGTCTGCTCGCGGTGCTGGCCTGCGTGCTCACCGCGTTCGGGCTGGCCGGTTGGGTGCTGCGCCCGGTCACCGAGCTGGACGCGGTCACCCACGAGATCGCCGAGGGCGACCGGGGCGCTCGGGTGCAGCACCGGCTGGGCCCGCCGGAGCTACGTCGCCTCGCGGCCAGCTTCAACCACATGGCCGACGTGGTCTCCGACGTGATGGACCGGCAGCGCGCCTTCGTCGCACATGCCAGCCACCAACTGCGTAACCCGCTCACCGCACTGCGGCTGCGGGTGGAGGAGCTGGGTCCCAGCCTCACCGACCCGGAGGGTCGATCCGAGCACCGGCTGGCGTTGGAGGAGACCGACCGGCTGGCGTTGGTGCTCGACGCGCTGCTCACCCTTGCCCGAGCCGAACGGGAGGAGAACGAGCGGGTCACCGTGGACGCCGCCGCGGTGGCCGCGTCCCGGGTGGCCGCGTGGGCGCCGCTGGCCCGGCACCGTTCGGTCGCGTTGCGGCTGGCCACGACCGACGCCCCGGCGTACGCGCAGACGGTGCCGACCGCCGTCGACCAGGCGCTGGACGCGCTGATCGACAACGCGGTGAAGTTCAGCGGGGCCGGCGGCGCGGTGACGGTGACCGTGGCGCGCCGCGACGACGGGGTGGCCCTGGAGGTGCGCGACTCCGGCCCGGGCATGACCGAGAGTCAGCTCGGCCAGGCGACCGAACGGTTCTGGCGGGCGCCGGACGCGCAGAACGTGGACGGCGCGGGGCTCGGCCTGACCATCGCCGCCGTGCTGGTGGACGCGTCCGACGGGCGGCTCACCATGCGCCCGGGGGAGTCGCGCGGGCTGATCGCCGCCCTCTGGTTTCCCGCGCCGGAGCCCGACCCGTCGGCGGAGCCGATGGACGACGAACTGGCCGCCGACCTGAGGTCCGCCCCGGCGCGGTAGCGCCCGGCCGTCAGGGCTTCGCCGCGCGGTACCAGGCGGCGGCCCCGGGGTGCAGCGTCAGCGGCGCGGTCACGATCGCCGAGCGAGGGCTCATCCGTCCCGCCGCCGGATGCGCGGCGGCCAGCTCGGCCCGGCGCTCCATCAGCAACCGGGTCACCTCCCGGACCAGCCGCTCCGGCAGGTTGGCCCGGACGATCAGGTAGTTGGGGTCGGCCACCGTGGTCACCGCGTCCACCCCGTAGACCGAGCGCGGGATGTCCCGGGAGACGTAGACCTGGCCGTAGCGGGAGCGCAGTGGCTCGGTCCATTCGCTGAGGTCCACGATCCGGGTGGCGCTGCGCCAGGCCAACTCCTCGATGCCCCGCACCGGCAGGCCCCCGGAGAAGAAGAACGCGTCGATCCGCCCCGAGCGCAGCGCGGTCACCGAGTCGTCCAGCCCGAGCCGCTCGCGACGCACCTCGTCGCCGCCGAGGTTGGCCACCTCCAGCAGCCGGGTCGCGGTGATCTCGGTGCCCGATCCGGCCGCGCCGACGGAGACCCGCCGGCCCCGCAGGTCGGCGACCGTGCGGACCGGACCGCCGCCCGTGGTGACCAGGTGCAGCTGATCGTCGTACACCCGGGCGACGGCCTCGACCGAAGGGCTTCCCGCCGTGTTGGTCGGCAGCACGTCGGCCTGGGTGAAGCCCAGCTCGGCCCCACCGGACTCGACCAGTTGGACGTTCTCCGCCGAGGCGGCGGTGATCACCACGCTGGCCTGGACGTCGGGCAGTTCCCGGTTGAGGATGGCCGCCAGGGACTGCCCGAACGCGTAGTAGACGGCGGTGGGGCTGCCGGTGGCGATCCGGATCGACGTCGGCTCGGGCGGGGCGTCCTGGCAGCCGGCGGTGCTCAGGGTCGCGGTCAGCAGCACCGTCAACAGGGCAGCCGTCCCCGCGCGGTGGCGGCCGGGCCGGCTGGACGAGGTACGACTCACGCGGTGCACTGTGCGCCGTCAGGCCGGTGCGCGCAAGCTCCTTCGAGGTGGTGTGCCGGGCGGATGCGGCCCGGGCACCGATCAGCAGGCGGGGCGACGGGCCGGCGGCACGCTCACGCCCCGAGCCGACAACACGGCCGTGCCGTGCGTCGCCGTCGCCCCGTGCGCTGCCGCGCGGGCCGGCTCCAGCGCCGCGCTGCTCAGGATCCGCGCCCGGTCCGGGCCGTCGGCCACGCTGACCAGGAAGCAGCCGGTGCCCGGGTGGAGCCGGGCCGGCACGTCGAGCACGGCAGCGCCCCGAATCAGTACCGCGGCCAGCTCCCGGTCGGTGAGCCGCACGCCGAGGATGTGTCGGCGGACGTGCCGTCCGGCCGCCAGCAGCGCCGAGCGCCAGGCCGCCGCCGCGAGGCGGGACACCAACCGTCGGCGCGCCGGCGAGGCACCGGGCAGCGGTCCGCCGAGCAGTTCGCGCCGCCCCTGCCACCAGCCCGCGTCCAACATCCGGGCGTACGCGCCGTGGTGCTCCTGGGGCACCCAGAGCCGGTGCAGTTCGTAGCGGCGGCGCAGGCCGCCGACGGCCACCTCGTGCGTGACCGGGATGTCCAGCCGGGCGAGCAACTGCCGCATCCGTTGGGCGGCGTCCTCCCGGTTGAACTCGACCCCGGGTGCGTGCGCCGGGCGTGCCGCGCTCGGCCGGGCGGCGGTCGGTGGCGGTGTGCAGCGCAGCAGGCAGGCGGCCTCGAACGCGTCGCCCAGCGTCAGCCAGTCCAGCGGGGGCGGCGGCGTCGGGGAGCGGGGCCGGTCGAGCAGGGCGGGTTCGCGGGTCAACGAAGGCTCCCTTGTCGGAGTCTGGGTTCCCCTACCGTGGCCCCTGCGTCGCCGTTACGGAACTGGTCCGGCCCAGCCTTGAGCAAAAATTGCGGCTGCCCTGCCACTACAGGTCGGTGACCACCAGGTCCACCTGCCGTGTCCGGCCGGGCGCGGTGGCCTGCTCCTCGACGGTGTGCTTCAACTCCCGCAGCGTGCCGACCAACTCCGCGGCGGTGCGCGGTCGGGCACCGGCGAGGAGCAGGTCACGGACCAGCCGCCCCTTTGTCGCCTTGTTGAAGTGGCTGACCACCGAGCGGACCGGTACGCCGTCGACCTCCCGCTCGTGCAGCACCCGCACGGTGACGGTCCGCTCGGCCAACTCCCCGCGCGGCGTCCAGGTGGCCGCGTACGCGCCGGAGCGCAGGTCCAGCACCAGGCCCCTGCCGGCGGCGGCGTCCATCACCGGTGCCAGCTCCTTGCGCCAGTACGCCGACAACGCCCCGACACCCGGCAGGCGAGCGCCGATCGGGCAGCGGTACGGGGGGATCCGGTCGGCCAGTCGGACCGCGCCCCACAGCCCGGAGCTGATCAGGATCGACCGGCGGGCCGTGCGTTGCGCCGCAGCGGGCAGTGAGGCGAACTCCAGCGCCTCGTAGAGCACCCCGGTGTAGAGCCGCTCGGCCGGCGCGGTGGCGGCCTCCCGCAGGCGGGCGTTGCGGCGCAGTTCGCCCCGCTGGCCCTCGCTGAGGCCGAGCGCCGCCCGTGCCTCCGCCTCGTCCGGTCCGGCGCTCAGCGCGGTGAGGGCGTCCAACACCCGCTCGCG encodes:
- a CDS encoding DUF952 domain-containing protein yields the protein MIYKLLSSAEWDAALAAGAFAGTPLDHESGFIHLSGADQVVETARRHFAGVTGLTLLSVEDERLGDALRWEPSRGGQLFPHVYGPLPVAAVVAAQALPADTPAADAVAALLV
- a CDS encoding response regulator transcription factor, which codes for MRILLVEDDRRVAAALSSALTRRGYEVEHAATVAAALSAAPCDLVLLDLTLPDGDGTDLCRELRRRSSQLGIIAVTARGEERDRVLGLRLGADDYVVKPFSMVELQARIEAVLRRAANAAPERHLIEAGSVHIDVAARTVTVDGRAVTLTRKEFDVLLSLARQPGVAVPRDRILLDAWGTTWADRHTVEVHVGSLRGKLGDARLVETVRGVGYRLRDA
- the yaaA gene encoding peroxide stress protein YaaA; translated protein: MLILLPPSEGKADAGTGRRWSPDRLALPELNPARERVLDALTALSAGPDEAEARAALGLSEGQRGELRRNARLREAATAPAERLYTGVLYEALEFASLPAAAQRTARRSILISSGLWGAVRLADRIPPYRCPIGARLPGVGALSAYWRKELAPVMDAAAGRGLVLDLRSGAYAATWTPRGELAERTVTVRVLHEREVDGVPVRSVVSHFNKATKGRLVRDLLLAGARPRTAAELVGTLRELKHTVEEQATAPGRTRQVDLVVTDL
- a CDS encoding TAXI family TRAP transporter solute-binding subunit is translated as MSRTSSSRPGRHRAGTAALLTVLLTATLSTAGCQDAPPEPTSIRIATGSPTAVYYAFGQSLAAILNRELPDVQASVVITAASAENVQLVESGGAELGFTQADVLPTNTAGSPSVEAVARVYDDQLHLVTTGGGPVRTVADLRGRRVSVGAAGSGTEITATRLLEVANLGGDEVRRERLGLDDSVTALRSGRIDAFFFSGGLPVRGIEELAWRSATRIVDLSEWTEPLRSRYGQVYVSRDIPRSVYGVDAVTTVADPNYLIVRANLPERLVREVTRLLMERRAELAAAHPAAGRMSPRSAIVTAPLTLHPGAAAWYRAAKP
- a CDS encoding sensor histidine kinase codes for the protein MRRRLVISYLLLMVLVLIALETPLAATMASRETEQVRADRLADATRFASLAGPALRDGEPGPIESELSSYDNLYGIGAAIVDRDRSTPVASPRWQPGPGTAAVLDIALSGQQTSAPESVWPWTTGPVVVAVPINDGGEVLGAVVIVTPAAPIRRAVVAWWLLLALAGLLAVLACVLTAFGLAGWVLRPVTELDAVTHEIAEGDRGARVQHRLGPPELRRLAASFNHMADVVSDVMDRQRAFVAHASHQLRNPLTALRLRVEELGPSLTDPEGRSEHRLALEETDRLALVLDALLTLARAEREENERVTVDAAAVAASRVAAWAPLARHRSVALRLATTDAPAYAQTVPTAVDQALDALIDNAVKFSGAGGAVTVTVARRDDGVALEVRDSGPGMTESQLGQATERFWRAPDAQNVDGAGLGLTIAAVLVDASDGRLTMRPGESRGLIAALWFPAPEPDPSAEPMDDELAADLRSAPAR
- a CDS encoding CDP-glycerol glycerophosphotransferase family protein, which encodes MFGTFSGRIGVAASAALLVLAYLVMLVGGVFGWVGLFAVAGLAAIIGEFAVARWSQPSHLLLEKVGLHWSYRQLTRDLAAVLLVAAEVRLSGGELTLLLVLPAAVWVVSVFAGAFSIMIERRNPLSAMVRNIELGPLHTATQPPAWAAAVAGDRMPLLNLLLVPAAVAAAVQHEPTPFFVAAAVGVVATGLVGAILALTWLRGRGAKEGTLLPAVQRWLDSYQPEVALYFAGPAKDVYQANMWLAPTEALQQRAVVLLRSRDAFLELADTRLPVICVPAGVDFMNLELSGIRAALYSANVGANIHMLREPTTKHVFVGHGDSDKQASVNPYSKVYDEVWVAGLAGRERYARAGVGVLDQDIVEIGRPQLAGVHTFGAESVDRPFTVLYAPTWEGWLDDDPYHTSLVLMGERIVKGMLAASPRLRLIYKPHPLTGSRSSAARSVHDRIVAAIRAAGGNPNASSLDGTAHLVVTGRTPALFDCFNQTDLLISDVSSVVSDFVQSQRPYVVANPAGLSEDDFRREYPTARAAYLLSKDCGELEKIVTVTRAGDDPMTEARRELKTYLLGPAEANPMDRFQEEIDRLCG